From Algoriphagus sp. NG3, the proteins below share one genomic window:
- a CDS encoding OmpA family protein: protein MNRLSILILAFFSLVSVELFGQQDAANSQDHPLLSRFEGSWINRYSQKQFEAFTYPTSSELVDYDKLKDSKTVEGELTFIEYVSPEGVTATQVFRTYQAQLEKAGFKVIFSCRSGECDKMPMHFVRKYVEGSSSQIGNTMVGGKGSYLVASGTSDGESYIVSLVVGDDSRSNSARYAINVVKVEELDTDKVDVVSVSESLEKDGRFAFYDIQFDLNSATLQSGSAEALQVIASYLDTNPKTQVLIVGHTDNTGDFEHNIDLSKRRAESVVKALVEDYSVNAGQLHPLGVGMASPVASNADEGGRALNRRVELVVR from the coding sequence ATGAATCGATTAAGCATTCTGATTTTGGCATTTTTCTCCTTGGTAAGTGTTGAGCTTTTTGGGCAGCAGGACGCTGCAAACAGCCAAGACCATCCTTTGTTGTCCCGATTTGAAGGGTCTTGGATCAACAGGTACTCTCAGAAGCAGTTTGAGGCCTTTACCTATCCTACTTCCAGCGAATTGGTTGATTACGATAAATTGAAGGATTCCAAAACCGTGGAAGGTGAGCTGACATTTATAGAGTATGTGTCTCCTGAGGGGGTTACTGCTACACAGGTCTTTCGCACTTATCAGGCCCAGCTGGAAAAGGCGGGGTTCAAGGTGATATTTTCCTGCAGGAGTGGGGAGTGTGACAAAATGCCCATGCACTTTGTGAGAAAATACGTGGAAGGCTCCTCGAGCCAAATTGGGAATACTATGGTAGGAGGGAAGGGTTCCTATTTGGTGGCCTCAGGCACCTCTGATGGTGAGTCCTATATAGTCAGTCTCGTAGTAGGGGATGATTCACGCAGCAATTCGGCAAGATATGCAATCAATGTCGTCAAGGTAGAAGAGCTTGATACAGACAAAGTAGATGTGGTTTCTGTGTCCGAAAGCCTGGAAAAAGATGGGCGTTTTGCTTTTTATGATATCCAGTTTGACCTCAACAGTGCCACCCTTCAGAGTGGATCAGCTGAAGCACTTCAGGTTATTGCGAGCTACTTGGATACCAATCCAAAGACGCAGGTGTTGATTGTCGGGCATACAGACAATACTGGTGATTTTGAGCATAATATTGACTTGTCCAAAAGACGGGCAGAGTCTGTCGTCAAAGCATTGGTTGAGGATTACAGCGTCAATGCCGGCCAACTGCATCCCCTTGGGGTAGGCATGGCCTCTCCAGTGGCAAGCAATGCTGATGAAGGAGGAAGAGCACTCAACAGGAGGGTGGAATTGGTAGTGAGGTAA
- a CDS encoding S8 family peptidase — translation MLQSLKNKLSLGILTSAILFAGCEGNLLQEDPLIPLSDLEQGNPDKFELMEIKEMTDFSHMRVGDLSGRFLILANNANLPKNLASSIHNAGGEIVKAYPEIGVAVAVAHSPNFLANSRKISGLASVTPDIILQYTKTPEMRGEGVDLNENTGMNTLGAPFDYQSAFFDGYQWAPASIDAPQAWEAGFTGEGVRVAVIDGGFHSTHIDLQPNLDIASSISTVPGFNFNEDVGTFWHGTHVAGIVAASGIGAVGIAPKASIIGIKALHDGSGAFEWILEGLYYAATPQSKGGAGAQVINMSLGATIDYRSEWKDKEFRDAFRELQKIYDRVTRYAYQNGVTVIASSGNGETNFDSSKELYKIPAENQHVIAISATGPTGWLLGNTNFTQPAYYTDHGKSLVDFAAPGGTLGLWIVDGYDGLCTLTGTNASSTNYCEVFDMVFSTVRGNSNGSYNWAQGTSMASPAASGVVALMMEANGGALSPAQVRSKLAQTATDLGKPGKDEFYGHGFVNAAKAVGLN, via the coding sequence ATGTTACAATCTTTAAAAAACAAATTATCCCTAGGGATACTAACTAGTGCAATTTTATTTGCCGGGTGCGAAGGCAATCTACTACAAGAAGATCCCCTGATACCACTCTCAGATTTAGAGCAGGGTAATCCTGACAAATTCGAACTGATGGAGATCAAGGAAATGACAGATTTCTCCCATATGAGAGTAGGTGACCTGTCAGGCAGGTTTTTGATCCTTGCAAATAATGCTAATCTGCCAAAAAATCTGGCAAGCAGTATTCACAATGCCGGAGGGGAAATTGTAAAGGCTTATCCGGAAATAGGTGTGGCGGTAGCTGTGGCACATTCTCCGAACTTCTTAGCCAATTCCAGAAAAATAAGTGGTTTAGCATCCGTCACCCCCGATATTATCCTCCAATACACAAAGACCCCTGAAATGCGTGGGGAGGGAGTAGATCTGAATGAAAACACGGGTATGAATACCTTGGGTGCTCCATTTGATTATCAAAGTGCTTTTTTTGATGGATACCAATGGGCTCCGGCTTCTATTGATGCCCCTCAGGCCTGGGAAGCTGGTTTTACAGGAGAAGGTGTTAGAGTAGCGGTCATTGATGGGGGATTCCATTCTACCCATATCGACCTTCAGCCCAACCTTGATATAGCCAGTTCAATCTCTACAGTGCCGGGGTTTAATTTTAATGAAGACGTTGGTACCTTCTGGCATGGCACGCACGTGGCAGGTATTGTAGCTGCCTCAGGTATTGGTGCGGTAGGTATAGCCCCAAAAGCCAGCATCATTGGAATCAAAGCCCTCCACGATGGTTCAGGTGCCTTTGAATGGATTCTGGAAGGGCTATATTATGCCGCCACACCCCAATCCAAAGGTGGTGCGGGCGCACAGGTGATCAATATGAGCTTGGGAGCTACAATAGACTATAGATCTGAATGGAAAGACAAGGAATTCAGGGATGCCTTTAGGGAACTTCAAAAAATCTATGACCGTGTGACCCGATATGCTTATCAAAATGGCGTGACGGTGATAGCATCTTCCGGAAATGGGGAAACCAATTTTGACTCATCCAAAGAGCTGTATAAAATCCCCGCTGAAAACCAGCATGTCATTGCTATCAGTGCCACAGGGCCAACAGGATGGCTTCTGGGAAATACGAATTTCACGCAACCTGCCTACTACACCGATCATGGAAAATCCTTAGTGGATTTTGCTGCTCCGGGAGGCACCTTAGGGCTATGGATAGTAGATGGATACGATGGACTTTGCACGCTCACCGGGACTAACGCTTCTTCTACCAATTACTGCGAGGTATTTGATATGGTTTTCAGTACTGTCAGAGGAAATTCCAACGGATCCTATAACTGGGCACAAGGAACTTCCATGGCTTCGCCTGCCGCTTCCGGAGTAGTAGCACTGATGATGGAAGCAAACGGAGGGGCACTGAGCCCTGCGCAGGTCAGATCCAAACTGGCGCAAACAGCCACGGATCTAGGAAAACCGGGAAAAGATGAATTCTATGGACATGGATTTGTGAATGCCGCAAAAGCTGTTGGATTAAACTAA
- a CDS encoding pirin family protein, which translates to MLDIVIESRQAIISPGFSVKRILPFQLRRMVGPFIFMDHGGPVSVPATTNLDVLPHPHIGLSTVSYLLEGNVTHRDSLGVEQVIKPGEVNWMCAGKGISHSERFEDPAILAAGGLEMLQTWVALPEKDEESDPSFKNYTADELPVFTDKGVWMRLIAGDAYGLSSHVKTSSPLFYLHVVLQEGARFGLPAGHSERGAYLVKGSVEVNGTTYTAGKLLVFTKGVDPLIIAKEKTTLMMLGGEHLGDRYIWWNFVSSRRERIDQAKEDWKQGRILLPPTDNKEFVPLPEDKSKPAGGPPPGALS; encoded by the coding sequence ATGCTAGATATCGTAATAGAATCACGCCAGGCAATAATAAGTCCCGGCTTTTCCGTCAAACGGATCCTACCTTTCCAGCTAAGAAGAATGGTAGGCCCCTTTATTTTTATGGATCATGGCGGTCCGGTAAGTGTGCCCGCCACCACTAATCTGGATGTACTTCCCCATCCACATATAGGACTGTCCACGGTAAGCTATCTCCTGGAAGGCAATGTGACACACCGGGACAGTCTGGGCGTGGAGCAAGTGATCAAACCCGGGGAAGTGAACTGGATGTGTGCAGGAAAAGGGATATCCCATAGCGAGCGCTTTGAAGATCCTGCCATATTGGCCGCAGGAGGACTGGAAATGCTTCAGACTTGGGTGGCACTTCCTGAGAAAGATGAGGAATCGGACCCTTCATTTAAAAATTATACTGCGGATGAATTACCGGTTTTTACAGATAAAGGAGTATGGATGCGACTGATAGCAGGAGATGCCTATGGACTAAGCAGTCATGTCAAAACCAGTTCACCCTTGTTTTATTTGCATGTGGTCCTGCAAGAGGGAGCCAGGTTTGGACTACCTGCCGGGCATAGTGAAAGAGGAGCATACCTTGTAAAAGGAAGTGTGGAAGTAAATGGCACCACTTATACTGCAGGAAAACTGTTGGTATTTACAAAAGGAGTGGATCCACTTATTATTGCAAAGGAAAAAACAACCCTGATGATGCTGGGAGGTGAGCACCTTGGAGACCGGTACATCTGGTGGAATTTTGTCTCCAGCAGAAGAGAACGCATAGATCAGGCCAAGGAAGACTGGAAACAGGGAAGGATTCTTCTGCCACCTACGGATAACAAGGAGTTTGTTCCCTTACCGGAAGACAAATCCAAGCCCGCAGGAGGACCTCCTCCCGGAGCGCTTTCATAA
- a CDS encoding TetR/AcrR family transcriptional regulator → MMKNTKNNILESALRLFNEAGVAQVSLRTIATDMEISLGNLTYHFKKREEIIDALYLQLVEKLDQAIQGEINQSNHLQLLFELPSVCLISFYEYRFLMLDFVYINRNHAMIRGHYSKLLEDRAVQFHHIVQELISGQLIREEIIENEYLYLFRNLRIVSDFWLSATMIDKDNKLMKKDIAEGAHQLRSMIFPYLTAKGRDILGEFSKP, encoded by the coding sequence ATGATGAAAAATACCAAGAACAACATATTAGAAAGTGCTTTACGGCTATTCAATGAAGCCGGAGTAGCCCAGGTCTCGCTGAGGACTATAGCCACTGATATGGAGATCAGTTTAGGCAATCTGACCTATCATTTCAAAAAAAGGGAGGAGATCATCGATGCTTTATACCTGCAGCTAGTGGAGAAGTTGGATCAGGCCATACAGGGGGAAATTAACCAGTCCAATCATCTGCAGCTACTTTTTGAACTCCCAAGTGTCTGCCTGATCAGTTTTTACGAATATAGATTTCTGATGCTGGACTTTGTATACATCAACCGTAACCATGCCATGATCCGGGGTCATTATAGCAAATTGCTGGAGGACAGAGCTGTGCAGTTTCATCATATAGTACAAGAACTAATTTCAGGTCAATTGATCAGGGAGGAGATCATTGAAAATGAATATTTGTACTTGTTCAGAAACCTGCGGATTGTCAGTGACTTCTGGCTCTCGGCCACAATGATAGACAAGGACAATAAGCTGATGAAAAAGGATATAGCAGAAGGCGCACATCAACTCAGATCCATGATTTTCCCATACCTGACCGCTAAGGGACGGGATATCTTAGGCGAATTCAGCAAGCCCTAA
- a CDS encoding DUF2867 domain-containing protein: MKAVKEVDTPAEYLEMGILDRVDFSDTFSTTNHQDDLPEISRLVFAQSPKWILWLFSLRNKLVGLIGLETKLPEDYHSRFEVGGYVGFFKIFSTSPQRIVLGADDSHLNFRAVISDTGTSSFNIQVVTLVEYHNNRGRIYMGLIMPFHRIVVKSLVRNAFKAVDIGN; encoded by the coding sequence ATGAAAGCTGTAAAAGAAGTAGATACTCCTGCCGAATATTTGGAAATGGGGATTTTGGATAGGGTGGACTTTTCGGACACCTTTTCCACCACCAATCATCAAGATGATCTGCCCGAAATCTCTAGACTGGTTTTCGCACAGTCCCCCAAATGGATCCTCTGGCTCTTTAGCCTAAGAAATAAGCTAGTGGGTTTAATAGGGCTGGAAACGAAGCTTCCGGAAGACTACCATAGCCGCTTTGAAGTAGGAGGATATGTAGGTTTTTTCAAAATATTCTCGACCAGCCCGCAACGGATTGTCTTGGGAGCTGACGATTCTCATTTGAATTTTAGGGCTGTGATTTCCGATACTGGCACAAGTTCATTTAATATTCAGGTAGTTACCTTGGTTGAATACCACAATAACCGGGGCAGGATATACATGGGGCTGATCATGCCTTTTCATAGAATAGTAGTAAAGAGCCTAGTCCGCAATGCTTTTAAAGCTGTTGATATAGGGAATTAA
- a CDS encoding WYL domain-containing protein, translating into MPFLLYCLAQLSTDNWLLIAYCSLREEFRYFRLDRIKKIQLLIEKFEPHKMTLQEFFDKYH; encoded by the coding sequence ATTCCTTTTTTACTCTACTGTTTAGCTCAGCTAAGTACAGATAATTGGTTGTTAATTGCCTACTGCAGTTTGAGGGAAGAATTCCGGTATTTTCGGTTGGACAGAATCAAAAAAATACAGCTTCTAATAGAAAAATTTGAACCGCATAAAATGACGCTGCAGGAGTTTTTTGATAAATATCATTAG
- a CDS encoding RidA family protein, with amino-acid sequence MEKRTIDPWKWGEQTNSAQAVEVKNAEGTLYCSGQVAIDENGVPSSADMRIQLIQTVENLEQLISESGYECKNIVRLNVYTTDTNEFFTTCMDVYVPFLTKHGIHQATTLLEVKGLFATLTVELEATVVK; translated from the coding sequence ATGGAAAAAAGAACAATTGATCCCTGGAAATGGGGAGAACAAACCAATTCTGCCCAGGCAGTAGAAGTGAAAAATGCAGAAGGAACACTTTACTGCTCGGGACAAGTGGCTATTGATGAAAACGGTGTCCCAAGTAGCGCAGACATGCGGATCCAACTCATACAGACCGTCGAAAATCTGGAGCAACTCATCAGTGAATCCGGCTATGAATGCAAAAACATTGTCCGGCTGAATGTGTACACGACAGACACAAATGAGTTTTTTACGACTTGTATGGATGTTTACGTTCCTTTCCTTACGAAGCATGGTATCCATCAAGCAACCACATTGCTTGAGGTAAAAGGTCTTTTTGCAACATTGACGGTAGAATTGGAAGCCACAGTGGTAAAATAG
- a CDS encoding YdeI/OmpD-associated family protein, producing MRKNEIEIFYPKSQAAWRRWLKKNHLSTQAVWLVFYNKKSGLKSITWSEAVDVALCFGWIDSKKVRIDEETAHQFFSKRKPKSTWSKINKEKVEKLIEQGLMTEAGFRSIETAKQNGSWTILDEVEELIIPADLEAGFAGKLNAKDFFMGLSKSVRKMILAWLVFAKTADTRQKRIDEIIKSAGQNLKPKHLR from the coding sequence ATGCGAAAAAACGAAATAGAAATATTTTATCCGAAAAGCCAAGCAGCTTGGAGAAGGTGGTTAAAAAAGAACCACCTGTCAACACAGGCTGTTTGGCTTGTTTTTTATAATAAAAAATCCGGATTAAAATCAATCACTTGGAGTGAAGCGGTTGATGTTGCCCTGTGCTTTGGGTGGATAGACAGTAAGAAAGTGAGGATAGATGAAGAGACAGCACATCAGTTTTTCAGCAAACGGAAACCGAAAAGCACTTGGTCTAAAATCAATAAAGAAAAAGTAGAAAAACTGATAGAACAAGGCCTAATGACGGAAGCAGGCTTTAGAAGCATAGAGACTGCAAAGCAAAACGGTTCTTGGACGATTTTGGACGAAGTAGAAGAATTGATTATTCCAGCAGACTTGGAAGCTGGATTTGCTGGTAAACTTAATGCAAAAGACTTTTTTATGGGTTTAAGCAAATCTGTAAGAAAAATGATTTTGGCTTGGCTTGTGTTTGCCAAAACAGCAGATACAAGACAGAAACGTATTGATGAAATTATTAAGAGTGCAGGACAAAATCTAAAACCGAAACACTTACGGTAA
- a CDS encoding DUF1254 domain-containing protein, with amino-acid sequence MKAKISPLILPVIIFLVGCQQSNKKLTAAEAQRIAKEAYIYGFPLVMNYKTLYVNAIDKNSGDYKGEINTLSCNARVYTPDDKAIVTPNSDTPYCMFWSDIRDEPVVFSVPEVDSLRYYSFQFIDLYTHNFSYIGSLTKGNKAGKYLVAQESWEGEIPEGITEVIQSETGIFFTIVRTQLFDADDLDNVENLQEQYQLQTLSEYLGSPATKKEHSDEFPEWVEGEQFSEASFKYLDAMLKLIGNPIEKEKSLWEDFAKLELGTAKGYSLNNFDEEIQNAIKQGVKDGFAEMEAFIKENSADPLGSANIFGSRDFLEKSAKENYDYDDIHLIRAVGAHLGIYGNSASEAIYPAFFVDAEGNPLDASKGKYTLTFAPNQMPPVKSFWSLTMYDGKTQLLVHNPLDKYLVNSTMKDAYVSNDDGSITFYIQHDSPGENLEANWLPAPNGSFYCIMRLYGPTEAVIDGTWVSPKMVKQNI; translated from the coding sequence ATGAAAGCAAAAATAAGCCCGTTGATTTTGCCAGTTATTATTTTTTTAGTCGGATGTCAACAATCCAACAAAAAATTAACTGCAGCCGAAGCCCAAAGAATAGCTAAAGAAGCCTATATCTATGGTTTCCCACTTGTAATGAATTACAAAACTTTATATGTAAATGCAATTGACAAGAACTCCGGTGATTATAAGGGAGAAATAAACACATTGTCATGTAACGCAAGGGTGTACACACCAGATGACAAGGCAATTGTTACTCCTAACTCGGACACACCGTATTGCATGTTTTGGAGTGATATTCGAGATGAGCCCGTTGTTTTTTCAGTACCTGAAGTTGATTCATTAAGATACTATAGCTTTCAGTTTATTGATTTATACACACACAATTTTTCCTATATAGGTTCATTGACCAAAGGAAACAAAGCTGGTAAATATCTAGTGGCACAGGAAAGTTGGGAAGGGGAAATTCCTGAAGGTATTACAGAAGTAATCCAAAGTGAAACAGGGATATTCTTCACCATTGTCCGTACTCAGTTGTTTGATGCAGATGATTTGGACAATGTGGAGAATCTACAAGAGCAATATCAACTGCAAACCTTGAGCGAATATTTGGGAAGCCCTGCTACGAAAAAAGAACATAGCGATGAGTTTCCAGAATGGGTTGAAGGAGAGCAATTTTCCGAAGCATCATTTAAATACCTGGATGCTATGTTAAAGTTAATAGGAAACCCTATAGAAAAAGAAAAATCCTTATGGGAAGATTTTGCTAAACTTGAACTGGGTACAGCTAAAGGATATAGCTTAAATAACTTTGATGAAGAAATACAAAATGCGATCAAACAAGGGGTAAAAGATGGCTTTGCGGAGATGGAGGCATTCATTAAGGAAAACTCGGCAGACCCCCTAGGAAGTGCCAATATATTTGGCAGCAGAGATTTTTTAGAAAAAAGTGCCAAAGAGAATTATGATTATGATGATATCCATCTGATCAGAGCTGTTGGAGCTCATCTGGGAATTTATGGGAACTCTGCTTCAGAAGCTATCTACCCAGCTTTTTTTGTGGATGCTGAGGGTAATCCATTGGATGCATCTAAAGGCAAATACACATTGACTTTTGCACCAAATCAAATGCCTCCTGTAAAATCCTTTTGGTCGCTTACCATGTACGATGGCAAGACACAATTGCTGGTACACAATCCATTGGATAAGTATTTGGTGAACTCCACAATGAAGGATGCATATGTGAGTAACGACGATGGTTCCATTACTTTCTATATTCAGCATGACTCTCCCGGAGAAAACCTCGAAGCAAATTGGTTACCAGCTCCTAACGGCTCTTTTTACTGTATTATGCGCCTTTATGGTCCCACTGAAGCTGTAATAGATGGAACATGGGTAAGCCCGAAAATGGTTAAACAGAACATTTAA